TAGTGTTTCCCTGCCATTGGTCAAAATGGGTGGCCGGCAATAcaccattggaccaaccagtttattattttttacCCACTTTAAATTTACGTTTTTTCCTCCAGTTTAAAGTTACGTTTTCGCCCCAAGTTCAAAAAGTAATTACCCTgttgcccccagctaaaatttaCAAATTTGCCCTCGGCTCAAatattacgattttaccctccgccaaaattacgttttcgccccaactcaaaataaaaatatgttttccccctatctcaaaattacgcttttacaccagtttattattttacacccactttaaaattacgtttttgcacCCAGTTAAACTTACGTTATTGCCCCCAGTTCAAACTAAAATTATGCTTCTGCCCCCaactaaaaattacaattttctactcggttcaaaattacgctttCACCCTAAATTCAAAATTACATTTTCcccccaattcaaaataaaattatggttttctcctagctaaaatttacgattttaccccCGCTAAAAATTACGATCTTGTCATCATTACTGTtcttttaattggttgagaattattcggctatCGCCCCGCAACGTGAGCGGGGCACCAACTAGTTGGATACATAGAACTAGTTAAAACTATGTTAGTTTATTCTGATCCCTGTTAATGATGGGCCAAAAAGTAAACGTAACTGGTCAAGGCCCATGACCTTTAGCGTTTCAGCTTAAACAAAACCCCCAAATATCATTCAACGCTTTTCACTTTCAGACAAAACCTAAAAATCCTCTATCGGAAATACAGCAATTCAAATCGGAGATGACGACGGCGACCACTAAcggcaccaccaccaccaccaccgctatCAAAAACCCTAAGAAGACCAATCTCTTAGATCACAACTCCATCAAACACCTACTCGATGAAACTGTCACTGAGGTAACACCAATTTGACTCTAATTCATAAAATTCAGACTCAGATTCAGTTACAGTTCGTTAATTATACTTCGATCGTTACGTTTTATTGTTTATTTGTACCAGATCATTACCGTTTGTTAATTATGCATCTATTTCACTCAAGCATCTCGAATTTTGAGATTCAGATTCAGTTACAGTTTGTTAATTATGCATCAATTTCACTCACTCATCTCGAAATTTGAATTTCAAATTCAGATTCAGTTACAGTTTGTTAATTATGCATCAATTTCACTCAGTCATCTCGAATTTTGaatttcagattcagattcagttACAGTTTGTTAATTATGCATCAATGGCTACATGTTGTGTTCGTTTGAACCAGTTCGTTTTTGTTAATTATGCTTGTTCGTTTGAACCAGTTCGTTACAGTTTGTTAATTATGCATCTATTTCACTCAAGCAtctcgaattttgaattttgaatttcagATTTAGATTCAGTTACAGTTTGTTAATTATGCATCAATCGTTACATGTTGTGTTCGTTTGAACCAGTTCATTACAGTTTGTTAATTATGCATCTATTTCACTTAAGCATCTCGAATTTTGGATTTCGAATTCAGATTCAGTTACAGTTTGTTAATTATGCATCTATTTATCAGTTACATGTTGTGTTGTTTTGAACCAGATCGTGACGAGCCGTGGTTACAAGGAAGATGTGAGGATGAGTAACGTTAGGTTGTTGATCGGAGCTATTATTATCGTTATCGCTCTCTTTGCTCAGTTTTACAACAAAAAGTTTCCGGAGAATAGGAATTTTTTGATTGGATGCATCGTGTTATATCCTTTTTTAGTGTGAATTTGAATTTTATGTTGTGGTGTAGTTGTTTACATAATAGAGAAATGAATATTCATTATGTTTTATGATTGAGTTTGTTTGATCTTTGACTATGGCAAGTATGTGCTGTTCAATGGGATATTGCAGCTGATTGTCTACACTAAGGAGAAGAATGCATTTTTGTTTACATATCCTCCTGCTGTAAGTTTGTTTCTGTTCTTACTTGCTTTGGATTGATAATTGATTTGATAGTCAACTGTCAACCTTTAGTGAATCCATTGAAGTCCTAACATGGTGTGTCTTATAGGCTGTATTCTGATGCTATCTGTATGGTGATCGTGTAATGCTTTCTTTTAGTTAGAACTCAAAAGCAGTGGAATTTCATTTACTTTCTACACGAGTGTAAAACCTGGAATAAATTTGAAATATTATGCTTGAGTTGATTTATTCTTAATTCTTGAAGGCTAGCAGTAGGATCTGGCACTGTTTGCCATATAGAAACTTGAAACTTACAATGTTCTCTAGTCAAGTATGCTGCAGTTTGAGTAAATTGGGTGTGTGTCTTGGTTTTTGGTTGATGTAAATGTTTTGTTGATCTTTCAAGTTTCACACATATGTATCTGCATGGCAGCTAGCAGCTACGTACCTAGATGTGGCTTGTAGTTTGGTCTTTCTatatctgtgtgtgtgtgtttacaAGATTGAGTTTTTCTTCTGGAACCGTACAGTATTTAACTTATTGTGAATTCTGGTGATTGACGTGAATAAATATTATCTAATTTTGAAGAAACAAGGTCAGTAGAGAGAAATCTCATCCCTCTCAGGAAAAGGTAATCACCAATATGTTTCATGTCACTTGTTAAGGTTGTTAAGTGGCGTTTGGTTTGTTATTTGGTATAAGTTTGAAAGAAAAGGAGAGAAAACTCATTCCTGGCAATAGGTTTGAAGAAAGTTACTCATGCTTCTTGGATTTTATTAATCCATCCCCTTAAAACAAGCACAATGCATAATGAAAGTTTTTCATTTGTCATCTCTAGTGAAATTTCAGTATTCTGTAATAAGAGTTTTTTAACCTTGTTTCCTGTAATCTCTTCATAGGCATGCATTGCACCCTACTgtgcaaataaaaaaaaattgtagcaTGCCAAGGCTCGGGCTACAGTTATCTAAAAAAACAGATGCGTCATTTGAAATTTTAGTGCCAAAAAGTAAGTTCAATGAACATGTAATCACAACTTAAAGCCAAAATCAAGGTATATTTTAAGTAACTTTTGCGATGAGTAGTTGAGTAGAAACGACTTTAGCAATGAAATCACAGTTTCAGCTATGATGGTAACATTTAGATGTTAGAAATGCAAGTTATTTTTTTGCGTATTTATGAAATAGTTAGGCTTTGAAATTTACTGAATTTGATTGTTGCGAATGTCGAGTTGTGTACATTAGGAATCAGCAATATGTTTCTTTTCTACTCTTGGGTTATTTTACCTCTTGTTTTCATAAAATTATCTGTGCTTTTTTTGTTATGTTGAACATCAGTTTTTCTGTTGCTATTATCAAATGTAGGTTTTAAAGTAGAATTACTGCACCATTGCATACAATGGTCATGGACTCATGGCTCTATGTCAGTTTGTCCAAAGGCCCATACCTTTTAAATGCACACATTATGCTGAATGTTAAAAGGAAACCACAATACTACATCATTGTATGAGGAAGTATTTGAGTTGAGCAATTTCATGTATTTGTTTTCGCAAGATATATAACATTACGCGTACACTGTACTTGATATGGCACATGAGATGTGTTTATTTTTTATAACATATTGGTATCCTTTTTCATTCATCAAGTTTGTTACATTGGCAGGGCTCAGCTTATAACAGCACTGGCTTGATGGTATCTTCTAAGTTGCCCAGATTCTCTGACATGTATACCCTCACGATAGCCAGCGCTGATCCTAAATCTATTTCGGCAAAGCCAACTGTGGAGTTTACCAAAAGCGTCACGAAAtggtatctctctctctctctctctcctttacacacacatatatacatatcaCACACACACAGGCATGAATCTTTTTGCCCTCATTCGTATGATATTCAAGTTTCCGGATTTAGGTTATAAGTTGCCAAAGGTGTATTCTTAATGCATCAAGGCTTCTAGGTCATTcattataaatatgtatattattgTTGGGATAGATAGTGTACCTTTTTAATCACATTCGACATAATTTTTTGACAGAAAAATGTAAAGTTTGGAAAAAGATGTGTCCCAACCAACCCAATCTACAAGTGTTTTAACCTGTTCTGACTTGTTCTCTATCTACAAGTGTTATAGGACTAGTGGGTTGTTTCTAAAGTTGCGtatatgtgttttgcaggttcGCAAAGGATGGTGTGTTGGTGGAAGGGTTGTTCTGGAAAGACGTGGAGAGCCTAATAAATGACTATGCTAACGAGAAAAAGAGGAAGTGAAAAATCAACTtcataaaaaaataattgtgattGATAGGAGGATGACATATGCGACATTAAAAACTTGTAGAGGTATTTTACCAAATTGATTTCAATCACAACGTATAAGATTAGCGTGTTACTCCTATTGCCAATTGATTTAGAATGAATCCCCATTTAGACTTATGTGTCTAGTTTATTGAGGTGCGAGTTAAATGCGGTAAGTTCTTTTGGTATCCCAAGCACGAAATTATCTTATGTTTTAAAAGATTATATGATCTAAAAAGCCTATGATACTGGTTGAAAGGCGCTCAATGTGTATTCAAACAGCAAAACGAGTATAACTTGAAGCGTGGAGATGGATGTAAATGTAGCGTAGGGTAATCGATAGAAAAACTCAAAATCATGAAGTGTGTTGTATTTTTATATTGAACTATTGAAGATTGTTCATGTTTTAGGTCGATTTGATCCAATTAACACCTTTCAATGTTGAGATTTAGGGTTTTTGTTGACAATATATGTGTATATCGTCTTGTAGATGATTTGATCGACCTTTGTTAACTAAAATGATGTCATCTGAAGTTTCAAGCAAAGGTAACAAAGACACGCTTTCTTCTTCGTGTAGAAATGACGGAGTTGCTGACGTCACCACACCCACTAGTCGGGACCACCATGCCGCGTGGCTCCATCACCAAGGGCGGCGGCCGGCAGTTTTCTAGAGAGACATgagagaagagaaagagaggatAAGGTTTGGGTTGTTTGGTTGTGAAAAATGATAGgaaaaaagaaaattttaaataTACTAGTTAATTACTAACCTATCCTTATTTGCAAGGCACATGCTAtgtttaactgaaaattttaactaggttaggaCCAAAGGACGTAGGATGTAACGGATTTTGCAAATAAATGACTGTgaatgtaattattgaagttatcataaagaaatgaaaaatgtaatttacccaaatAAAAAACATGGTAATTTAGTTATAATCGTTGAAATGTTAACACAAGATGGTTGATCGTGGTATTTATCTTATGTTCTTGCCCGGCTTGACAATTTTtgttaattaattaaacatgaaaaTTGAAAACTATGTATTACTTAATGAAAACAGTGATAATGATAATTACTGTTAGTGGTATTTGATAATTACTGTTAAgtgttatttaattatttattgatAATGATAATGGATACGCGTAGACATGACTTGTTCCTTAATAACATACCCAAAACACAGCTCCATTGTGCTAAAAATGTATCATATTTCATCTCATATTGAAAACCAAAAATAGGCAATTCATCACTCGAAAACATAATTAGAAATAGTTTGTGAATGTGAAAAGGAGATAAAATGGTGGATCACCAATGGTAACAAGAGGAAGGTAGAGCTGTTTACTAATCCATCAAAAATACAGTTCGCAATTCCATTAGGTTTATATTAATTCCTCTCACGGATGTTATATTCTGGTGTAAATAGTCATGTGCCTTGCCCATAAGGGTAGAGCAAAGGACAAAAAAATATGACAACATATTAATGTAAAGGATCATTTCTGtaattttcacagttgaaacaCAATTCATGTAAGTTGATATAAACTAAAAGATGAAAACCGTAGAAATTCGACGTAAAATAAATATTTCACTACGttcaaatttgtagaaagaagTGTACAGATGTGTATAAGTCGTAACAAGTGGCGTGTTATAAATGTGACAAGAAATGAACAGACAAATAATTAATTCTCCACTCACTCATCAATGTAACCGGACCGGTTATTGAACCACCTACCGTACATTAGAAAAAACAATTGGTGTGATCTCTCAAAAAAAACTCCTCATATTCCCGTGAGGAGAGGAGTCGTTATCCCAAATACGATATTTTCTCTTACAGGGTGGACCCCTCTTTAGCTTTCTTTTCCTATACGTCTTGGGACCATTTTCATTCTATTCTTGAATGGCTTCTTAAAAAAACAGGATATGACAAACACAAACTATGCCCACTCGACAAACAATATGACAAACTTATATCAAAATAGGATGACACGCCAGCGGAATCATATTCCATATAATACCCAAACCTTCAACAGATTATCTGCTATTTGACAATCACATCACATCAAGCTCATAATAAGCCAACCCAAGCCAAGGCGAGTCTTAAAACAACTTTTACCAGGTTCGAACCACAGCATTTTGAAAATTTAACTGAGCTAAGTTAAAAAGGTAATCTTTGCTTCAAACTAATAACTAAATTAGATGATACCGGTTTTATCACGTTCATGGGTTAAGCATGCTGGACAGATTAATTAACATACAAATTAAGTAAAATCAGTTTACGAGTCACCTAAGGATCACCTACCACGGACGTTGAGCACACGCCTTTCACTGTTGATTTCATCGTCTACGTTTCCATCCAAACACAGACCATTGTTATTCACACTCATTTCAGAGCTCGCATTGCTGCTAGTGGCAAGAGGAGAATCTGAAACACTGACGGTTCGACTTCTTGCGGGACCAGTTCTCACACTGTACATTGATGACGCTGGAATATTATTCATCAATGGCCTCAGGTTACCTGGTATTGTTCGCCTTATATCCTGTTCCAAACAAAGTATAGTGTAACTTTTGTCATTCACAGTACAGCTTCATTAGTTTGCAAGAAAAAAGCTACAAATGATGAAAGAAGCATACCATATGTCGCATAGCCATATCCAACGACTTCTTCGATAGTGATCTCCCAAACCCGGAGCTATCAGGAGATGACTTGGCAGACAAGTTACTATGCGGCGAATGTTTATTATCTTGCTTTGGTGGAACCAGTTTCCTCATGTTTATCACCCTTTCAACCATCTTTGTTCCATACAAACCAGGATTCAGATTATCATTAGCTTTAGCATACGCACGGTTCAACGCAGGAACAGGAACCGAGCTTCCACTACTATGAATCATACCATTAGGCAGCCGTCCTCTTGACGGAGAACAAGATTGCCTTCTAACCCTTCCATTAGCCACAGGCTCAACGGATGAAGACCGGCTACTGGGTGCACCCGGCCTTCCCCTTGTAACCGAAGGGGGCCTATCAGAAACTGAAGTCCGTAAATTTGGCGGTGCGTCAAGAGAGTAACCGGGCATCTCGTGAGGTTTCCATGGTTTCGGTCTTACACTAGGAGAACTAGACCGTGGCGGTGGTGGTGCACCGCCACTTCTTGTTGTATTTGCTACTGGTTTTGTGACAGTAGGAGTGGATGTTTTTGTTGAGGTTGTTAGTGTGGGTTGCCTACGGGTTGGTGTTGCAGCCCGTGATGCGGGTCTGGTAACGGGTAAAGACGGTCTACTTGTGGGAGTTGAAGACCTTGCAGTAGACCTTGGTGTAGGTGTAGAAGATCTAGCTGGTAGTGTGGGCTTAGTTGAACTTGAACCCATGGTGGGCCGAGAAGTAGGAGTTGAGGATCTTGTCGGTCTAGATGTTGGAGTAGAAGTCAGTCTTGATGCTAGGGTAGAAGTCGGTCTAGATGTTGGGGTAGAAGTCAGTCTAGATGTCGCGGTAGAAGTCAGTCTAGATGATGGAGTAGAAGTCAGCCTAGATGTTGCGGTAGAAGTTGGTCTAGATGTGTTCGAAATTGTTTTGGTTGAGTTTGATATCGACCTAGTTGACGACCCCAATGCAGGCCTTCCGGTGGAAGTAGAGGGCCTTCCGGTGGAAGTAGCAGGCCTTCCGCTGGAAGTAGCGGGCCTTCCGGTGGGAGTAGCAGGCCTCCCGGTTGGAGTAGCGGGCCTTGAAGCTGGGCCTCCTGAAGAGGAGGGCCTACGGAGTCCGCTACTTGAAGTATTCAATCCAGGAGAGGACACTTGCTGCCTAGATACCAAATTATTCCTACCAGTAGCCTCTGGATGATTGTTTGATAGCTATAGCAAGCAAGCAAGAAAACAAATTATTAATTCAGGATGTATGCAAATTGCTATCGCTATAATACAAAATTTATATAAAGCTACTGCGTATAAAACAAGAATTGTTGTTACTCGAGATCTTATTGCAGTAGGACGAGCTTTGGGTGATCCTGCTTGAGCCACGACCGTTTTCTGTGATTCCATTTCTAATGAAGGGAAAAGAGGCGTGCCAGGAGGTGTCAAAAGCCTGAAAACATAAACATTGTTCGCTAAACAACAACAAAATTAAacaaactatatattattattatccCAATACTCCACATAATGTGATAAAGATGACAAGTTAATCATAAAACCGAAGACAATATAACACAAATTACCATTCATAATCATTTTTATCATTCTCAGAGTTGAGAAACTCATCAGCACCGGTCTTTCTAGCAGGTATGGCTGTGGGCATACTAAACATATGTGAACTTCCTTCAACCGATCctacaaaaccaaacataatagTTTATAGATTCCATACATATATAGACCATCATCAAGTTACATATTCAATCAAATTAACCATTTAGAGCATCATACTTCCAGTGGTaactaaaaatcataaaaaaaaatacaactaaTTGCTTGCTTATCCTCATTTCATCTCAAACAACTATCATAAATACCAGATATCATATTGTCGGATTTTTAAAAgccccacacacacacaccacaACCCTAG
The sequence above is drawn from the Helianthus annuus cultivar XRQ/B chromosome 12, HanXRQr2.0-SUNRISE, whole genome shotgun sequence genome and encodes:
- the LOC110894967 gene encoding probable signal peptidase complex subunit 2, with translation MTTATTNGTTTTTTAIKNPKKTNLLDHNSIKHLLDETVTEIVTSRGYKEDVRMSNVRLLIGAIIIVIALFAQFYNKKFPENRNFLIGCIVLYVLFNGILQLIVYTKEKNAFLFTYPPAGSAYNSTGLMVSSKLPRFSDMYTLTIASADPKSISAKPTVEFTKSVTKWFAKDGVLVEGLFWKDVESLINDYANEKKRK
- the LOC110894966 gene encoding mucin-1; this encodes MNRSFRAAEKEMPVPEKQRQQQMMGSFRRSVVKEKEDELGLFLEMRKRDERDQLLFEDEFDSSLGSVEGSSHMFSMPTAIPARKTGADEFLNSENDKNDYEWLLTPPGTPLFPSLEMESQKTVVAQAGSPKARPTAIRSRLSNNHPEATGRNNLVSRQQVSSPGLNTSSSGLRRPSSSGGPASRPATPTGRPATPTGRPATSSGRPATSTGRPSTSTGRPALGSSTRSISNSTKTISNTSRPTSTATSRLTSTPSSRLTSTATSRLTSTPTSRPTSTLASRLTSTPTSRPTRSSTPTSRPTMGSSSTKPTLPARSSTPTPRSTARSSTPTSRPSLPVTRPASRAATPTRRQPTLTTSTKTSTPTVTKPVANTTRSGGAPPPPRSSSPSVRPKPWKPHEMPGYSLDAPPNLRTSVSDRPPSVTRGRPGAPSSRSSSVEPVANGRVRRQSCSPSRGRLPNGMIHSSGSSVPVPALNRAYAKANDNLNPGLYGTKMVERVINMRKLVPPKQDNKHSPHSNLSAKSSPDSSGFGRSLSKKSLDMAMRHMDIRRTIPGNLRPLMNNIPASSMYSVRTGPARSRTVSVSDSPLATSSNASSEMSVNNNGLCLDGNVDDEINSERRVLNVRGR